One window from the genome of Myxococcales bacterium encodes:
- a CDS encoding ParB/RepB/Spo0J family partition protein, which yields MMADDKKRGLGRGLGALLPNAPSPAGKAAAPAEAAGNKTFFHVDVADIYPGPEQPRRRFAEPQLAELAASIAVHGIIMPLIVRPRPAGGYFLIAGERRWRASQRAGLAKVPVVVQSVDSQEAFERALVENLQRSDLNAIEEAAAYQRLADEFGLTQEQIAERVGKDRSTVANSLRLLRLPQVVREMVEEELLSMGHARALLGLPDAAAIERAARMVIAKGLSVRATEALTKAKPSARADVAKKSASIRDLEERLGKALGGPVAIHEDKPGGAGRLEIRYMGLDHLDQLLEKLL from the coding sequence ATGATGGCAGACGACAAAAAACGAGGACTCGGACGTGGCCTGGGCGCTTTACTTCCAAACGCGCCTAGCCCCGCAGGCAAGGCCGCGGCCCCTGCCGAGGCGGCGGGCAACAAGACCTTTTTTCACGTCGATGTCGCGGACATCTACCCAGGCCCGGAGCAGCCGCGCCGCCGCTTTGCCGAGCCTCAACTCGCCGAACTCGCGGCGTCGATCGCCGTGCACGGCATCATCATGCCGCTCATCGTGCGGCCAAGGCCCGCTGGCGGCTACTTTCTCATCGCGGGCGAGCGCCGGTGGCGGGCATCGCAGCGCGCGGGGCTGGCCAAGGTGCCGGTGGTCGTGCAATCGGTCGATTCGCAAGAGGCCTTTGAGCGCGCGCTGGTCGAAAACTTACAGCGCAGCGATCTCAACGCCATCGAGGAGGCGGCCGCTTATCAACGGCTCGCCGATGAATTTGGCCTGACGCAAGAACAAATTGCCGAGCGCGTCGGCAAGGATCGCAGCACCGTCGCCAATAGCCTGCGCCTGCTACGCCTGCCACAAGTGGTGCGCGAGATGGTGGAAGAAGAGTTGCTTTCAATGGGCCACGCGCGCGCGTTGCTCGGGCTGCCAGATGCGGCCGCCATCGAGCGCGCCGCGCGCATGGTCATCGCCAAGGGCCTGTCCGTGCGAGCCACTGAGGCGTTGACCAAGGCCAAGCCATCCGCCCGCGCCGACGTCGCCAAAAAAAGCGCGAGCATTCGAGATCTAGAGGAGCGCCTAGGCAAGGCCCTCGGCGGCCCCGTGGCCATTCACGAAGACAAGCCCGGTGGCGCTGGTCGGCTCGAGATTCGTTATATGGGCCTTGACCATCTCGACCAGTTGCTCGAGAAATTGCTGTAA
- a CDS encoding ParA family protein, producing the protein MARIIAIANQKGGVGKTTTAINVAASVASRGHRVLLVDFDPQGNASSGVGYPASRVELSIYDALLGEVAFSDVIRPTEIPTLSIAPATTDLVGAEIELIGVQQRERYLANVLAPVDGNYDYIIIDCPPSLGMLTLNALVAAHAVIVPMQAEYFALEGISALVATIEKVRAAYNPELTIDGVLFTMYDGRTNLASQVRAEVAAHFGEKVFSNVVPRNVRLSEAPSHGKPALLYDAKCVGSQSYLAVADELLVRHPPAPSRRAA; encoded by the coding sequence ATGGCCAGGATCATTGCAATCGCGAACCAAAAGGGTGGTGTCGGCAAGACCACGACGGCCATTAATGTAGCCGCGTCGGTCGCCAGCCGCGGCCATCGCGTGCTGTTGGTCGATTTCGATCCCCAGGGAAATGCCTCCTCTGGCGTCGGGTATCCCGCGTCCCGCGTCGAGCTGTCCATTTACGATGCCCTGCTTGGCGAGGTGGCCTTTAGCGACGTTATTCGGCCTACCGAAATTCCGACGCTCTCGATTGCGCCAGCCACAACCGATCTTGTGGGCGCTGAAATTGAATTAATCGGGGTGCAGCAGCGCGAGCGCTACCTTGCCAACGTGCTGGCACCTGTCGATGGAAATTACGACTACATTATTATCGATTGTCCGCCGTCGCTGGGCATGCTGACGCTCAACGCGCTGGTCGCCGCGCACGCGGTCATCGTCCCCATGCAGGCCGAATACTTCGCCCTAGAGGGCATTTCGGCCCTCGTCGCGACGATCGAAAAGGTTCGCGCCGCCTACAACCCCGAGTTAACCATCGACGGCGTGCTGTTCACGATGTACGACGGGCGCACCAACCTCGCGAGTCAGGTGCGCGCCGAGGTCGCGGCGCACTTCGGCGAAAAAGTCTTCAGCAACGTGGTGCCGCGCAACGTTCGGCTTTCTGAGGCGCCATCGCATGGCAAGCCTGCCCTGCTCTATGATGCCAAATGCGTTGGCTCTCAGAGCTATCTCGCGGTCGCCGATGAATTATTGGTGAGGCACCCACCCGCACCGAGCCGCCGCGCGGCCTAG
- the lon gene encoding endopeptidase La, producing the protein MSKTKASSETAIEIPDTLPILPLRNSVLFPHSIIPIDVGRRKSVKLIEDAINKERPVIGILTQKDARTEDPGSGDLYMVGCAARILKVIKLAKDNFSVILQGVSRFEVTEFEGNDPFLTAKIRPIPDPETTDVELDALVMHLRDVAKRVVKLMQTELPKEAGALVDSVGEAGYIADTFTSHLELDVTEKQDVLETFDLKARIRKVLGLLSRQLEVLKVRERINTQVQEEMGRNQREYVLRQQLKAIKEELGELDDAGGDVDEFAEKITKAKMTEEAEKAARKQLDRLKGMQPSSAEYTVTRTYLEWLVELPWSVSTEDKIDLAEVRRCLDEDHYDLDKVKKRIVEYMAVRKLKDDKKGPILCLAGPPGVGKTSLGRSIARAIGRKFGRISLGGVRDEAEIRGHRRTYVGSLPGRIIQSIKKAGTNNPVFVLDEIDKLGHDFRGDPASALLEVLDPEQNSTFSDHYLEVTFDLSKVMFIATANQLDPIPWALRDRLEIIELSGYTRQDKRNIARTYLVPKQLDEHGIKPEQCDITDEGLFQIIDGYTREAGVRSLEREVGSVARGVAVKIAEGNSKPKEVIASQEVQEYLGPIKYVSEVAERTSEPGVATGLAWTSVGGDILFIEATKMPGKGKLTLTGQLGEVMKESVAAALSFVRSRATELGLEDGKFLENVDLHIHVPAGATPKDGPSAGITMYTALVSLLTGVPVRADVAMTGEITLRGNVLQIGGVKEKLLAAHRAGIKRAIIPERNLKDLIDVPEEVRKEIEIFAVKRMDEVLALALQDPPQSILNLSEAAAKLAD; encoded by the coding sequence ATGAGTAAAACCAAGGCAAGCAGCGAGACGGCGATCGAAATCCCGGACACGCTGCCAATATTGCCATTGCGCAATTCGGTGCTGTTTCCGCACTCCATCATTCCCATCGATGTCGGCCGGCGCAAGTCGGTCAAGCTCATCGAAGATGCCATCAATAAAGAACGCCCCGTCATCGGCATTCTTACGCAAAAAGACGCGCGCACTGAAGACCCGGGCAGCGGCGACCTCTACATGGTCGGGTGCGCGGCCCGCATCCTCAAAGTCATCAAGCTCGCCAAAGATAACTTCTCCGTGATTTTGCAGGGCGTCTCGCGCTTTGAGGTCACCGAGTTCGAAGGCAACGACCCGTTCCTGACGGCGAAAATTCGCCCCATCCCTGACCCTGAAACCACCGATGTCGAGCTCGACGCGCTGGTCATGCATTTGCGCGACGTCGCCAAGCGCGTGGTCAAGCTCATGCAGACCGAGCTGCCAAAAGAGGCCGGCGCGCTGGTCGATTCGGTGGGTGAGGCCGGCTATATCGCCGACACGTTTACGTCTCATCTCGAGCTCGACGTCACCGAAAAACAAGACGTCCTCGAAACCTTCGATCTCAAGGCGCGCATTCGCAAGGTGCTGGGCCTGTTGTCGCGGCAACTCGAAGTGCTCAAGGTGCGCGAGCGCATCAATACCCAGGTTCAGGAAGAGATGGGCCGCAACCAACGCGAATACGTGCTGCGCCAGCAGCTCAAGGCCATCAAGGAAGAACTTGGCGAGCTCGACGACGCCGGCGGCGATGTCGACGAATTTGCCGAGAAAATCACCAAGGCCAAAATGACCGAGGAGGCCGAAAAGGCGGCGCGCAAGCAGCTCGATCGCCTCAAAGGCATGCAGCCCTCCAGCGCCGAATACACCGTGACGCGAACGTACCTCGAGTGGTTGGTCGAATTGCCGTGGTCTGTTTCGACCGAGGACAAGATCGATCTCGCCGAGGTGCGGCGCTGCTTAGATGAAGACCATTACGACCTCGACAAGGTCAAAAAACGCATCGTCGAATACATGGCGGTACGGAAGCTCAAGGATGACAAAAAGGGACCAATCCTATGTCTGGCGGGCCCACCGGGCGTTGGTAAGACCTCGCTCGGTCGCTCGATTGCGCGCGCGATTGGCCGCAAGTTCGGTCGCATCTCGCTCGGCGGCGTGCGCGATGAAGCGGAAATTCGCGGCCACAGGCGCACCTATGTCGGATCGTTGCCAGGGCGCATCATCCAGAGCATCAAAAAGGCCGGCACCAATAATCCGGTGTTTGTGCTCGATGAAATCGACAAGCTCGGGCACGACTTTCGCGGCGATCCGGCCTCGGCCTTGCTTGAAGTGCTCGATCCGGAGCAAAACTCGACGTTCTCCGATCATTACCTGGAAGTTACCTTCGACCTTTCCAAGGTGATGTTCATCGCGACCGCCAATCAGCTCGATCCCATTCCGTGGGCCCTGCGCGATCGCCTCGAGATCATCGAATTGTCGGGTTACACGCGGCAAGACAAGCGCAACATCGCGCGCACCTACCTCGTGCCCAAGCAGCTCGACGAGCACGGCATCAAACCGGAGCAATGCGACATCACCGATGAGGGTTTGTTTCAGATCATCGACGGCTATACGCGTGAGGCCGGCGTTCGCAGCCTCGAGCGCGAAGTCGGATCCGTGGCGCGCGGCGTCGCGGTTAAGATTGCCGAAGGCAACTCCAAGCCCAAGGAGGTCATTGCGTCGCAAGAGGTGCAGGAATACCTCGGTCCGATCAAGTACGTCAGCGAAGTCGCGGAGCGAACCAGCGAACCTGGCGTCGCGACGGGCTTGGCGTGGACCTCGGTCGGTGGCGATATTCTCTTTATTGAAGCGACCAAGATGCCCGGCAAGGGCAAGCTTACCCTTACGGGGCAGCTTGGCGAAGTGATGAAAGAGTCAGTGGCGGCGGCGTTGTCATTTGTGCGCAGCCGGGCAACCGAGCTTGGCCTTGAAGACGGCAAGTTTCTTGAAAACGTCGACCTGCACATTCACGTGCCGGCCGGCGCGACGCCTAAGGACGGCCCGAGCGCAGGCATCACGATGTACACCGCGTTGGTGTCGCTGCTAACCGGCGTGCCAGTGCGCGCGGACGTCGCGATGACGGGTGAGATCACCCTGCGCGGCAACGTGCTGCAAATTGGTGGCGTCAAAGAGAAGCTTTTGGCCGCCCATCGCGCCGGCATCAAGCGCGCGATCATTCCTGAGCGCAACCTCAAAGACCTGATCGACGTGCCTGAGGAAGTCCGCAAGGAGATTGAGATCTTTGCGGTCAAGCGCATGGATGAGGTCTTGGCGCTGGCGCTGCAGGATCCGCCTCAGAGTATTCTTAATCTGTCGGAAGCCGCCGCCAAACTCGCCGACTAG
- the dnaK gene encoding molecular chaperone DnaK, with protein MGKIIGIDLGTTNSAVAIMEGKEPKIITNEEGHRLTPSVVGFDEKGEVLVGQVARRQAITNPENTVFSAKRMMGRKFTDPATQEEIKRVPYKVSAASNGDCVIEARGKKYSPPEVSARVLMKLKRAAEEYLGEPVTEAVITVPAYFNDSQRQATKDAGRIAGLDVKRIINEPTAAALAYGLDKTKEQLIAVFDMGGGTFDVSILEVGDKVVEVVATNGDTHLGGDDIDNRLMDWLIAEFKTDSGIDVSKDKMVLQRLKEAAEKAKIELSNVQETEINLPYLTADATGPKHLLKKISRAKFEQMIEDIVARAMEPCKRALADAQKKPADIHEVILVGGSTRIPMVQQKVKEFFGREPNKSVNPDEVVALGAAVQGGVLAGDVKDILLLDVTPLSLAIETLGGVASVLIPRNTTIPTKKSETYSTASDNQTQVEVHVVQGERPMARDNKSLGQFLLQGLPAAPRGVPQIEVAFDIDANGILNVTAKDKATGVEKAIRIEASSGLSESDIKRAVEDAKAHEEEDKNRREAIEARNGLDQLIYATEKLVKDNEGKLSDAEKLEAEEALKDAKKAVEANKDTSDPAPIKAAHDALQAVAHKLAESLYKAGGDAAQGGEPAGAAAGGDKGDVIDAEFEEK; from the coding sequence ATGGGAAAAATCATAGGCATCGACTTAGGCACCACCAACTCCGCGGTGGCCATCATGGAGGGCAAGGAGCCCAAGATCATCACCAACGAGGAGGGGCATCGCCTCACCCCGTCCGTGGTGGGCTTTGACGAAAAAGGCGAGGTCCTAGTCGGTCAGGTGGCGCGACGCCAAGCCATCACCAACCCCGAAAACACCGTGTTTTCAGCCAAGCGGATGATGGGTCGCAAGTTCACCGACCCCGCGACGCAAGAAGAAATTAAGCGCGTGCCATACAAAGTATCGGCCGCCAGCAATGGCGATTGCGTGATCGAAGCGCGCGGCAAGAAGTACTCGCCGCCCGAAGTGTCCGCGCGCGTGCTCATGAAGCTTAAGCGAGCGGCCGAGGAGTATCTCGGTGAGCCAGTGACCGAGGCGGTGATTACCGTCCCGGCTTATTTTAACGACTCGCAGCGCCAAGCGACCAAGGACGCCGGGCGCATCGCGGGCCTCGACGTCAAGCGCATCATTAATGAGCCGACGGCGGCCGCGCTGGCGTATGGCCTGGACAAAACCAAAGAGCAACTCATTGCCGTGTTCGACATGGGCGGCGGTACGTTTGACGTTTCCATCTTGGAAGTCGGCGACAAGGTCGTTGAAGTGGTTGCCACCAACGGCGATACGCACCTGGGCGGCGACGACATCGACAACCGGCTGATGGACTGGCTCATCGCCGAGTTCAAGACCGACTCCGGCATCGACGTCTCCAAGGACAAGATGGTGCTGCAGCGCCTCAAGGAGGCCGCCGAAAAGGCCAAAATCGAGCTGTCTAATGTGCAAGAAACCGAAATCAATCTGCCGTACCTGACGGCCGATGCCACCGGACCCAAGCACTTGCTCAAGAAAATCTCGCGCGCCAAGTTCGAGCAGATGATCGAAGACATCGTCGCGCGGGCCATGGAGCCGTGCAAGCGCGCGCTCGCCGATGCCCAGAAGAAGCCCGCCGACATCCACGAGGTGATTCTCGTCGGTGGCTCGACGCGGATTCCTATGGTGCAGCAAAAGGTCAAGGAGTTTTTTGGCCGCGAGCCCAACAAGAGTGTCAACCCAGACGAAGTCGTGGCGCTCGGCGCCGCGGTGCAGGGCGGCGTGCTTGCAGGCGATGTCAAAGACATTTTGCTGCTCGACGTGACCCCGCTGTCGCTCGCGATTGAAACCTTGGGTGGCGTGGCGAGCGTGCTGATTCCACGCAACACCACCATCCCAACCAAGAAGTCCGAGACCTACTCGACGGCCAGCGATAACCAAACGCAGGTCGAGGTGCACGTAGTCCAAGGCGAGCGGCCGATGGCGCGCGACAACAAGTCGCTGGGCCAGTTCTTGCTGCAAGGTCTGCCGGCGGCACCGCGCGGCGTGCCACAAATTGAGGTCGCGTTTGACATCGATGCCAACGGCATCCTCAACGTCACGGCGAAAGACAAAGCGACCGGGGTCGAGAAGGCCATTCGTATCGAGGCCTCATCGGGCCTGTCGGAGTCCGATATCAAGCGCGCGGTCGAAGACGCCAAGGCCCATGAAGAGGAAGACAAGAATCGTCGCGAGGCCATCGAGGCGCGCAACGGGCTTGATCAGCTCATCTACGCCACTGAAAAGCTGGTGAAGGACAACGAAGGCAAGCTGTCAGACGCCGAGAAACTCGAGGCTGAAGAAGCGCTCAAGGACGCCAAGAAAGCGGTCGAGGCCAACAAGGACACCAGCGATCCAGCGCCGATCAAGGCGGCGCACGACGCGCTGCAAGCGGTCGCGCACAAGCTGGCGGAGTCGCTTTACAAGGCTGGCGGCGACGCCGCGCAAGGCGGCGAGCCCGCGGGCGCAGCGGCCGGTGGTGACAAGGGCGATGTCATCGACGCCGAGTTCGAAGAGAAATAA
- a CDS encoding MerR family transcriptional regulator, which yields MGEAKASAARPPVASSTRPSKPGRNAGRSVDGPLAEADLIDIEQRFAAGLTAVQIIDVFAERGLRFSEATFRKYVQQGLLPRSRRVGRKGKHRGSLGVYPAKTVRRINAVKQLMSDGLTIEEIGAKFAQSTDSLEALQEAVDGVVESLTAQVAAVGGGAGRDLKRQLLSVQELSTQLVSGVEALTARLGAQGQKTTLRRTGVFGSEELL from the coding sequence ATTGGCGAGGCCAAGGCGTCAGCCGCAAGGCCGCCGGTCGCGAGTTCGACGAGGCCCAGCAAGCCAGGCCGAAATGCCGGGCGGTCCGTTGATGGCCCGCTCGCTGAGGCTGATCTCATCGATATCGAGCAGCGCTTTGCGGCGGGCCTGACCGCCGTGCAAATCATTGACGTGTTTGCCGAGCGCGGCCTGCGCTTCTCGGAGGCGACCTTTCGCAAATACGTCCAGCAGGGCCTCTTGCCGCGCAGCCGCCGCGTTGGCCGCAAGGGTAAACATCGCGGCTCGCTGGGCGTGTATCCCGCTAAGACGGTGCGGCGCATCAACGCCGTCAAGCAACTGATGAGCGATGGCCTAACGATCGAAGAGATTGGCGCCAAGTTCGCGCAATCGACGGACTCGCTCGAGGCCCTTCAAGAGGCCGTCGATGGCGTGGTGGAATCGCTGACCGCGCAAGTTGCGGCGGTCGGCGGCGGGGCGGGACGCGACCTGAAGCGCCAGCTTCTAAGTGTTCAAGAATTGTCGACGCAGCTAGTCAGCGGCGTCGAGGCCCTAACCGCCCGTTTGGGCGCGCAAGGGCAAAAGACAACGCTGCGGCGCACGGGTGTGTTTGGCAGCGAGGAACTGTTGTGA
- a CDS encoding DNA-binding protein produces the protein MVLDGEVPSTSKKIRRRQRRSRPRSKTIALKRLTREELRVGALMFPPVEEPRPVMRAQCQAEEGPCPWVSCKHHLYLDINPETGSIKLNFPDLEPWDLKETCALNVAERGGITLEEVGEIMNLTRERIRQVEVRGLLKLKNGSPSPDELGAWLLNPPPPSPDEEQS, from the coding sequence CTGGTGCTAGACGGCGAGGTCCCAAGTACGTCCAAGAAGATTCGGCGCCGACAGCGTCGCTCGCGGCCGCGCTCCAAGACCATCGCGCTCAAGCGGCTGACGCGCGAGGAGTTGCGGGTCGGCGCGCTCATGTTCCCGCCGGTCGAAGAGCCGCGGCCCGTGATGCGGGCGCAATGCCAAGCCGAAGAGGGCCCGTGCCCGTGGGTGTCGTGTAAGCACCACCTGTATCTGGATATCAACCCAGAAACCGGGTCGATCAAGCTCAACTTTCCCGACCTTGAGCCGTGGGACCTCAAAGAGACGTGCGCGCTCAATGTCGCCGAGCGCGGCGGCATCACCCTTGAAGAGGTCGGCGAGATCATGAATCTCACGCGCGAGCGCATCCGCCAGGTCGAGGTGCGCGGGCTGCTCAAGCTCAAGAACGGCTCGCCCTCGCCGGATGAACTGGGCGCGTGGCTGCTCAATCCACCACCGCCGTCGCCCGACGAAGAGCAATCGTAA
- the purH gene encoding bifunctional phosphoribosylaminoimidazolecarboxamide formyltransferase/IMP cyclohydrolase → MQTRRALVSVSNKEGLVPLCQALAAAGIELVSTGGTAAALKAAGLPVTSVASVTGAPEILDGRVKTLHPKIHGGILARDTTAHRATCEEHGIAYFDVVIVNLYPFVETVAAPQLLLADAIEQIDIGGPAMIRAAAKNCERVVVVVDPADYPRLIAEVSAATPWLTPATRRELAAKAFAHTAAYDGAIASFLTSVADGEAPASEPVVRSATPGVLSLQGHQLYPLRYGENAHQAAALYKWTSFPVPAEREVLPTVTGAQVLGGKQISYNNVLDLDAALGLVLEFAAPAAVVVKHNNPCGAATLPTLSAAYLAAREADATSAFGGIVALNRVVDDETAALLGETFLECVIAPGFSEGARALLASKKNLRLLEAGGDWLAQASHPGGRQWQVRSIRGGVLLQELDAAMVNLAEARVVTKAVPSEAQRADLQFAWKVAKHVKSNAIVFAAGGVTLAIGAGQMSRVDAVRICERKGAGKLAGAAVASDAFFPFRDGVDVLAGAGAASIVQPGGSVRDEEVIAAANEHGLAMMFTGMRHFRH, encoded by the coding sequence GTGCAAACCCGACGCGCCTTGGTAAGTGTCTCCAATAAAGAAGGCCTCGTGCCGCTGTGTCAGGCCTTGGCCGCGGCCGGCATCGAGCTGGTGTCCACGGGTGGCACCGCGGCGGCGCTAAAGGCCGCCGGCTTGCCGGTCACGTCAGTGGCGAGCGTCACCGGCGCCCCAGAGATCCTCGATGGCCGGGTAAAGACGCTACATCCCAAGATCCACGGCGGCATTTTGGCGCGCGATACCACGGCGCATCGGGCCACGTGCGAGGAACACGGCATTGCCTATTTTGACGTCGTTATCGTCAATTTGTATCCCTTCGTGGAAACCGTCGCGGCGCCGCAACTTTTGTTGGCCGACGCCATCGAGCAGATCGATATTGGCGGCCCCGCGATGATTCGCGCCGCCGCGAAAAATTGCGAGCGCGTCGTCGTCGTGGTGGATCCGGCGGATTATCCACGCCTCATCGCGGAGGTTTCGGCGGCGACGCCGTGGTTGACGCCCGCCACACGCCGCGAGCTGGCGGCCAAGGCATTCGCGCACACGGCGGCTTACGACGGCGCCATCGCGTCATTTTTGACGTCGGTCGCGGACGGCGAGGCCCCGGCCAGCGAGCCCGTGGTGCGGTCGGCAACGCCCGGCGTGCTTTCGCTGCAAGGACATCAACTCTATCCGCTGCGTTACGGTGAAAACGCGCATCAAGCGGCCGCGCTTTATAAGTGGACCTCGTTCCCCGTGCCCGCCGAGCGCGAGGTGCTGCCAACTGTGACCGGGGCGCAGGTGCTCGGTGGCAAGCAAATTTCATACAACAATGTGCTCGACCTCGACGCCGCGCTGGGGCTGGTACTCGAATTCGCGGCGCCGGCGGCGGTGGTCGTCAAGCACAACAATCCATGCGGCGCGGCGACTTTGCCGACGCTGTCGGCGGCGTACCTTGCGGCACGCGAGGCGGACGCGACGTCGGCCTTTGGCGGCATCGTGGCGCTTAACCGCGTCGTCGATGACGAAACCGCGGCGCTGCTCGGCGAGACGTTTCTCGAATGCGTCATCGCGCCAGGCTTCTCGGAGGGCGCGCGCGCGCTGCTCGCGAGCAAGAAGAATTTACGGTTGCTGGAGGCAGGCGGCGACTGGCTGGCGCAGGCGAGCCATCCCGGCGGCAGGCAGTGGCAGGTGCGTTCGATCCGCGGCGGCGTCTTGTTGCAAGAGCTCGACGCCGCCATGGTGAACTTGGCCGAGGCGCGCGTCGTGACCAAGGCTGTGCCATCGGAGGCGCAACGCGCCGACTTGCAGTTTGCGTGGAAAGTCGCCAAACATGTCAAATCCAATGCCATCGTGTTTGCCGCCGGCGGCGTCACGTTGGCGATCGGCGCCGGGCAAATGAGCCGCGTCGATGCGGTGCGCATCTGCGAGCGCAAGGGCGCGGGCAAGCTGGCTGGTGCCGCCGTGGCCTCGGACGCCTTTTTTCCGTTTCGCGACGGCGTCGACGTGCTCGCCGGCGCGGGCGCGGCCTCCATCGTGCAACCCGGCGGCTCGGTACGCGACGAAGAAGTCATCGCCGCGGCCAACGAACACGGCCTCGCCATGATGTTCACCGGCATGCGGCATTTTCGCCACTAG